From the Alloalcanivorax dieselolei B5 genome, one window contains:
- a CDS encoding TIGR03759 family integrating conjugative element protein yields the protein MIRSVPFSLLASMFLIFPVALTTPAPVFAATDGANGAPSSNPQNTLRQSTDRSETQHQFTQERKAQIWGLSQTEWNRYETLMQGMHGYRSQQLDPLTLLGIEARTDEERQRYAGQLARIEHDRVERLLAFQRAYDDAFARLYPNEQAIADDTSLRRTAETDTLAQTLLQNGQRPRVFTALERCAACDRTVRRLVSQVTSGALAALDIYVVGASSDDAIRDWAQSLSIPADRVRRRDITLNHAPDGIGRSDLPRVLGTTSGVGE from the coding sequence ATGATCCGGTCTGTCCCGTTCTCGTTGTTGGCTTCAATGTTCCTGATTTTTCCGGTGGCGCTCACCACCCCTGCCCCAGTGTTCGCCGCCACGGACGGCGCGAACGGGGCCCCTTCTTCCAACCCGCAAAACACCCTGCGCCAGTCAACGGACCGCTCCGAGACGCAGCACCAGTTCACCCAAGAGAGAAAAGCCCAAATCTGGGGGCTCTCTCAAACGGAATGGAACCGTTACGAAACTCTGATGCAAGGTATGCACGGCTACCGTTCTCAACAGCTGGATCCATTGACGTTGCTGGGCATTGAGGCACGGACCGACGAAGAGCGGCAACGCTATGCCGGGCAGCTTGCCCGAATCGAACACGACCGGGTCGAACGTCTACTGGCCTTCCAACGCGCTTATGACGACGCCTTTGCCCGGCTGTACCCCAATGAGCAGGCCATCGCTGACGATACCTCGCTCAGAAGGACCGCTGAGACGGATACGCTCGCCCAGACCCTCTTACAGAATGGGCAGCGGCCGCGTGTCTTCACGGCTCTTGAGCGCTGCGCCGCGTGCGATCGGACCGTGCGTCGGCTGGTAAGCCAGGTCACCTCCGGCGCGTTGGCGGCGCTGGACATCTATGTCGTTGGCGCAAGCAGTGATGATGCCATCCGCGATTGGGCCCAGTCTTTGTCGATTCCCGCGGACCGGGTGCGCCGCAGGGACATCACCCTCAATCACGCGCCGGATGGAATCGGTCGGAGCGATTTGCCCCGGGTGCTGGGCACCACCAGTGGCGTGGGGGAGTAA
- the pilL2 gene encoding PFGI-1 class ICE element type IV pilus protein PilL2 — protein MNRSLLSIVSVLNLPLALLLGACSAIPPDHPASASADTPTPPASSQAHAANGLTDASPDLYIMEKVSDAPQVVRTGRYQLWELGTSSGQQQLINQVVRVAIPSTLSVTVTVKDALMHLLAGTGYHLCDGVPPDLANQPLPLTHRNLGPASLQEALQVLAGPAWVLQQDPRRREVCFRARVPAHVGTIEIAAPTRPTDTTAAHLNAEESAATQAHQARMKANVKSGSEKQESE, from the coding sequence TGGGGGCCTGCTCCGCGATACCCCCGGATCACCCAGCGTCCGCGTCGGCCGACACACCGACTCCTCCGGCATCGTCCCAGGCCCACGCGGCCAATGGCCTGACGGATGCCTCTCCCGATCTGTACATAATGGAAAAAGTCTCAGACGCACCCCAGGTAGTCCGCACCGGACGCTACCAGCTATGGGAACTGGGCACGTCCTCCGGTCAGCAACAGCTGATCAACCAGGTCGTTCGCGTTGCCATCCCCAGCACGCTGTCGGTCACGGTCACGGTGAAGGACGCCCTCATGCACCTGCTGGCGGGAACGGGGTATCACCTGTGTGATGGAGTGCCTCCGGATTTGGCGAATCAGCCCTTGCCGCTCACACACCGGAATCTGGGCCCCGCCTCATTGCAAGAGGCGCTGCAGGTCCTGGCTGGGCCGGCCTGGGTACTCCAACAGGATCCACGACGCCGGGAAGTGTGTTTTCGTGCCCGGGTCCCGGCCCACGTTGGCACGATCGAAATAGCCGCCCCAACCCGCCCAACTGATACAACGGCTGCACACCTCAATGCTGAGGAATCGGCGGCAACGCAAGCCCACCAAGCGCGTATGAAGGCCAACGTGAAATCCGGTTCAGAAAAGCAGGAGAGTGAATGA